In a single window of the Zea mays cultivar B73 chromosome 5, Zm-B73-REFERENCE-NAM-5.0, whole genome shotgun sequence genome:
- the CNR3 gene encoding cell number regulator 3, producing MYPATTPYETASGVGVAPVAGLFPVAGEAREWSSRLLDCFDDFDICCMTFWCPCITFGRTAEIVDHGMTSCGTSAALFALIQWLSGSQCTWAFSCTYRTRLRAQHGLPEAPCADFLVHLCCLHCALCQEYRELKARGYEPVLGWEFNAQRAAAGVAMCPPASQGMGR from the exons ATGTATCCGGCCACTACGCCCTACGAGACGGCGTCCGGGGTGGGCGTGGCGCCGGTGGCCGGCTTGTTCCccgtcgccggagaggccagggaGTGGTCGTCGAGGCTCCTGGACTGCTTCGACGACTTCGACATCT GCTGCATGACGTTTTGGTGCCCGTGCATCACGTTCGGGCGGACGGCGGAGATCGTGGACCACGGCATGACGTCGTGCGGGACGAGCGCGGCGCTGTTCGCGCTGATCCAGTGGCTGTCGGGGTCGCAGTGCACGTGGGCCTTCTCCTGCACGTACCGCACCAGGCTGCGCGCGCAGCACGGGCTCCCCGAGGCGCCCTGCGCCGACTTCCTCGTCCACCTCTGCTGCCTCCACTGCGCGCTCTGCCAGGAGTACAGGGAGCTAAAGGCGCGCGGCTACGAGCCCGTCCTCGGCTGGGAGTTCAACGCCCAGAGGGCCGCCGCCGGCGTCGCCATGTGCCCGCCGGCCTCGCAGGGGATGGGGCGCTGA